The Clostridium cylindrosporum DSM 605 genome has a window encoding:
- a CDS encoding glycosyltransferase, with the protein MSKKCIVHIPFLIGGGQQPSGSQIRPMKIIQAFKNIGYDVDVVSGYAAERKEKIKMIRKNIKDGVKYDFLYAENYTEPTLLTESHHLPTHPFLDFSFFKCCKDHGIKIGLFYRDVYWRFDIYKESVGTFKTAVATTFFKYDLKKYNEFLNILYFSDRNMYHYLPFKFQGKIDELPPGIDTSVNKEQDAKPIDENGKINIFYVGGIGELYNMELLFEAVNKTEEVFLTVCCREGEWNTWKTKYEKYLNDRITIVHKSGDDLKPYMENADLLSLFFEPIEYRKFCVGVKMYEYMTYKRPLLSTKGTSMGTTVEKYDIGYNINYSLDELVDLFNKLKNNKSLLNEKINKIEEVFDDHTWEARARKVAKDLS; encoded by the coding sequence ATGAGCAAAAAATGTATTGTTCATATTCCTTTCTTAATTGGAGGAGGGCAGCAGCCTTCAGGTTCACAAATAAGACCTATGAAAATAATTCAGGCGTTTAAGAATATAGGATATGATGTTGATGTTGTATCTGGTTATGCAGCTGAAAGAAAAGAAAAAATAAAGATGATAAGGAAAAACATTAAAGATGGAGTAAAGTATGATTTTTTATATGCAGAAAATTATACAGAACCAACACTTTTAACAGAAAGTCATCATCTACCAACACACCCTTTTTTAGATTTTTCGTTTTTTAAATGCTGTAAAGATCATGGAATAAAAATAGGGTTATTTTATAGAGATGTTTACTGGAGATTTGATATATATAAGGAAAGTGTAGGAACTTTTAAAACAGCTGTTGCAACTACATTTTTTAAGTATGATCTTAAAAAGTATAATGAGTTTTTAAATATTCTATATTTCTCAGATAGAAATATGTATCACTATCTTCCATTTAAGTTCCAAGGAAAGATTGATGAACTTCCACCGGGAATAGATACAAGTGTTAACAAAGAACAGGATGCAAAACCTATTGATGAAAATGGAAAAATCAATATTTTCTACGTTGGAGGTATTGGAGAGCTTTATAATATGGAACTACTATTTGAAGCTGTTAATAAAACCGAAGAGGTATTTCTTACTGTTTGTTGCCGTGAAGGTGAATGGAACACATGGAAGACAAAGTATGAAAAATACCTAAATGATAGAATAACTATTGTTCATAAGTCTGGAGATGACTTAAAACCATATATGGAAAATGCAGATCTACTAAGTCTTTTCTTTGAACCTATTGAATATAGAAAGTTCTGTGTTGGTGTTAAAATGTATGAATACATGACATACAAAAGACCTTTACTTTCAACAAAGGGGACATCTATGGGAACAACAGTTGAAAAGTATGATATAGGATACAATATAAATTATTCATTAGATGAATTAGTGGATTTATTTAATAAACTTAAAAATAATAAGTCATTATTAAACGAGAAGATAAATAAAATTGAGGAAGTCTTTGATGACCATACCTGGGAAGCTAGGGCTAGAAAGGTAGCAAAGGATTTATCTTAA
- a CDS encoding O-antigen polymerase yields the protein MLYFKFLLVLSLFCLSCYLFQRASGTLNPARINIISYAFYLFIIPSFIGASLVYLGWDQHYMIKKITDPATIDKTYFLISATAILLPISMIIWARIFKVDTNKDYKNYLEKETKVSGEKAVFIVTLAVSLVCLFFTALMFFKMRSIPLLDLILGRGGSLISAERIEISSSTQMNPYIRNLVVLTFTPILSYLAYAYALVTKKRRWYVLFFILLGASVLIKTYNFAKSPLAFYIFAFVILYILIKGSIPIKKLSIIIGLCIFTILFMYFRNGFNFEKILDIYNGPLGRTLFTQVGTLFLHVDLFPQHLPFLEGRSFSPTILSIFTDGWGHFRSGFVAMHFYAPEKVYQGIAGVMNTLFVGEAYANFGMKGAILSIVYVGFVLKSVLLLLVKTKKTPINIIIYIILTTLLVNATQGGFTDFVYNSSIIFSISFILLIKFSAKLAEKYKLLEKLNLEDKLK from the coding sequence TTGTTATACTTTAAATTCCTACTAGTTTTGTCGCTATTTTGTTTATCTTGCTATCTTTTTCAAAGGGCAAGCGGTACGCTAAATCCAGCTAGGATAAACATAATTTCATATGCGTTTTATCTTTTTATAATACCATCATTTATTGGAGCAAGCTTAGTGTATTTAGGATGGGATCAACATTATATGATAAAGAAGATAACAGATCCTGCGACAATAGATAAAACATATTTTTTAATATCAGCTACAGCAATACTTCTTCCTATATCTATGATTATATGGGCTAGGATATTTAAGGTTGATACAAATAAAGATTATAAAAATTACTTAGAGAAGGAAACAAAGGTAAGTGGAGAAAAGGCTGTATTTATTGTAACTTTAGCAGTATCTTTAGTTTGCCTATTTTTTACTGCTCTAATGTTTTTTAAAATGAGAAGTATTCCTTTACTAGATCTTATACTTGGTAGGGGAGGTTCTCTTATAAGTGCAGAAAGAATTGAAATTTCAAGTAGTACACAGATGAACCCTTATATTAGAAATCTTGTTGTGCTAACATTTACACCTATATTATCTTACCTTGCATATGCATATGCACTTGTAACTAAGAAAAGAAGATGGTATGTTTTATTTTTCATTCTTCTTGGTGCATCTGTACTTATAAAAACATATAATTTTGCAAAGTCACCACTTGCTTTTTATATATTTGCCTTTGTTATTCTATATATTCTTATAAAGGGAAGTATACCTATTAAGAAGCTTTCTATTATTATAGGATTATGTATTTTTACAATACTATTTATGTACTTTAGAAATGGATTTAACTTTGAAAAAATACTTGATATATATAATGGACCACTTGGAAGAACATTATTTACTCAGGTAGGAACATTATTCTTACATGTTGACTTATTTCCTCAGCATTTACCTTTCCTAGAGGGGAGAAGCTTTTCACCTACTATCTTAAGTATATTTACTGATGGATGGGGACACTTTAGGTCAGGGTTTGTTGCTATGCATTTCTATGCACCTGAAAAGGTATATCAAGGTATTGCTGGTGTTATGAATACTTTATTTGTAGGTGAGGCATATGCTAATTTTGGAATGAAGGGTGCAATTTTATCAATAGTATATGTTGGGTTTGTTTTAAAGTCTGTATTATTACTTCTTGTTAAAACAAAAAAGACACCTATTAATATAATTATATATATTATTTTAACAACACTACTAGTAAATGCTACTCAAGGTGGGTTTACAGACTTTGTGTATAATTCATCTATTATATTTAGTATTTCATTTATATTATTAATAAAGTTTTCTGCAAAACTTGCAGAAAAGTATAAATTACTTGAAAAATTAAATCTAGAAGATAAATTAAAATAA
- a CDS encoding nucleotide sugar dehydrogenase, with protein sequence MSTKESLMKKIQDRTAVIGVVGLGYVGLPLAVEKAKAGYKVIGFDIQQSRVDQVNRGENYIGDVVDSELSELVESGMIVATTDYAKITEVDAVSIAVPTPLDKYKQPDTSYVVASTESVTKYLHSGMLVVLESTTYPGTTEEVVKPILESTGLKCGEDFFLAFSPERVDPGNKVYKTKNTPKVVGGVTKDCTEIAAQLYRNVLEGEICTVSSPAVAEMEKILENTFRNINVALANEMAILCSRMGIDVWEVIDAAKTKPYGFMAFYPGPGLGGHCIPIDPFYLTWKAREFDYHTRLIEISGEINDYMPEFVVEKAGVILNDDFKKPLNGSNVLLVGVAYKNDIDDLRESPVFKVIDNLKKRGANIIVNEPFVPEFSHEGVDYKSIELTKENIEAADIVIITTNHSCYDYEFIVENAKVVFDTRNATKDVKNNREKIYKL encoded by the coding sequence ATGTCCACTAAGGAAAGCTTAATGAAAAAAATACAAGATAGAACTGCAGTTATAGGGGTAGTAGGACTTGGTTATGTAGGACTTCCACTAGCTGTAGAAAAGGCTAAGGCAGGATATAAGGTAATAGGATTTGATATACAACAATCTAGAGTAGATCAAGTAAACAGAGGTGAGAATTACATAGGAGACGTTGTAGATTCAGAACTTAGTGAACTTGTAGAGTCAGGAATGATCGTTGCTACAACAGATTATGCTAAAATCACAGAAGTTGATGCAGTTTCAATTGCAGTACCAACTCCTCTAGATAAATATAAGCAACCGGATACATCATATGTTGTGGCTTCAACTGAAAGTGTTACTAAGTATCTTCACAGTGGTATGCTTGTTGTTCTTGAAAGTACAACATACCCAGGAACTACTGAAGAAGTAGTTAAGCCAATTCTTGAAAGTACAGGACTAAAGTGCGGGGAAGACTTTTTCCTAGCATTCTCACCAGAGAGAGTAGACCCAGGTAACAAGGTATATAAAACAAAGAATACTCCAAAGGTTGTAGGTGGGGTAACAAAGGATTGTACAGAAATTGCAGCTCAGCTTTATAGAAACGTGCTTGAGGGAGAAATATGTACTGTTTCATCACCAGCTGTTGCAGAAATGGAAAAAATCCTTGAAAATACATTTAGAAATATAAACGTAGCTCTAGCTAATGAAATGGCTATACTTTGTTCAAGAATGGGTATAGATGTTTGGGAAGTTATTGATGCAGCTAAAACTAAACCATATGGATTTATGGCATTTTATCCAGGTCCAGGGCTTGGAGGACACTGTATTCCAATAGATCCATTCTACCTAACTTGGAAGGCTAGAGAGTTCGATTATCATACAAGATTAATAGAAATATCAGGAGAAATAAATGACTACATGCCTGAATTCGTAGTTGAAAAGGCAGGAGTTATTTTAAATGACGACTTTAAAAAACCTTTAAATGGATCAAATGTTTTACTTGTAGGTGTTGCTTACAAAAATGACATTGATGACTTAAGAGAATCACCAGTATTTAAGGTTATAGATAACCTTAAAAAGAGAGGTGCAAACATTATTGTTAATGAGCCATTTGTACCAGAATTCTCACATGAAGGTGTAGATTACAAATCAATTGAGCTTACAAAAGAAAATATTGAGGCTGCAGATATAGTTATAATTACAACTAATCACTCATGTTATGATTATGAGTTTATTGTGGAAAATGCAAAGGTTGTATTTGATACTAGAAATGCAACTAAGGATGTTAAGAACAATAGAGAAAAAATCTACAAGTTATAA
- a CDS encoding nucleoside-diphosphate sugar epimerase/dehydratase produces MNRYVNQVLLAILDVIFVNAAIFAGYFARFQWNIPGAYLHIYYKSFIPITLIMLLCFWFFRLYKSVWRYASIIELMYTIMAVTLGSLGSLLYGILVGYRLPISVYFIMWALIMVASGGIRLISRVIASIDIIPNSIIKQNKRVIVIGAGDAGAMVVKEMKKHPELGYSPVALIDDDKTKIGGLINGTPIIGTRNDIGDIVKNRDIDEILIALPSINNHERREIMKICSATGVKLKTLPGIYELINGKISINQIRDVEIEDLLGRDPIELNIEGIAGYLSDKVVLITGGGGSIGSELCRQIVKFGPKKLIVLDIYENGAYDLQMELNFKYPEVSKEVVIASIREKERLEEVFERFKPDVVFHAAAHKHVPLMEANPKEAIKNNVIGTLNLAKTADKYNVKKFVLISTDKAVNPTNIMGATKRMCEMVIQSIDKISKTEFVAVRFGNVLGSNGSVIPLFKKQIKQGGPITVTHPDINRYFMTIPEAAQLVIQAGSMAKGGEIFILDMGSPVKIVDLAEDLIRLSGLEPGKDIKIKFTGLRPGEKLYEELLMDEEGITNTNHKKIFIGKPGHYSFDDINIKVDSLRNILDKDDEKIFELVEEIVPTYSRKK; encoded by the coding sequence ATGAATAGATACGTAAATCAAGTTCTCCTTGCAATACTAGATGTAATATTCGTTAATGCAGCGATATTTGCAGGTTACTTTGCAAGGTTTCAGTGGAATATTCCAGGGGCTTATCTACACATATATTATAAGTCGTTTATACCAATTACACTAATTATGTTACTGTGTTTCTGGTTTTTTAGGCTATATAAGAGTGTTTGGAGATATGCAAGTATTATTGAACTTATGTATACAATAATGGCGGTTACTTTAGGATCTTTAGGTTCATTATTATATGGGATTCTAGTAGGGTATAGACTTCCGATAAGTGTTTACTTTATAATGTGGGCTCTTATTATGGTAGCTTCTGGTGGAATAAGACTTATATCAAGAGTAATAGCAAGTATAGATATTATTCCAAATTCTATAATAAAACAAAACAAAAGAGTTATTGTTATAGGTGCAGGAGATGCTGGTGCTATGGTTGTTAAAGAAATGAAGAAACATCCAGAGCTTGGGTATAGTCCTGTTGCTCTTATAGATGATGATAAGACAAAAATAGGTGGACTTATCAATGGAACTCCTATTATAGGAACAAGAAATGACATAGGTGATATAGTAAAAAATAGAGATATAGATGAAATCCTAATAGCTCTTCCATCAATAAATAATCATGAGAGAAGAGAAATTATGAAGATTTGTAGTGCAACAGGAGTGAAACTAAAAACCCTTCCTGGTATATATGAACTTATCAATGGAAAGATAAGCATTAATCAAATAAGAGATGTTGAAATAGAAGACCTTCTAGGTCGTGATCCAATAGAACTTAATATTGAAGGAATAGCAGGATATCTAAGTGATAAAGTTGTACTTATAACAGGGGGAGGAGGATCCATAGGATCAGAACTTTGTAGACAAATTGTAAAGTTCGGACCAAAGAAACTAATTGTATTAGATATATATGAAAATGGAGCATATGATCTTCAAATGGAATTAAACTTTAAATACCCTGAAGTAAGTAAAGAAGTAGTTATAGCATCGATCAGGGAAAAGGAAAGGTTAGAGGAAGTTTTTGAAAGATTCAAACCTGATGTAGTTTTTCATGCAGCAGCTCATAAACATGTTCCCCTAATGGAAGCGAACCCTAAAGAAGCAATTAAGAATAATGTAATAGGAACATTAAACTTAGCTAAAACAGCGGACAAGTATAATGTTAAAAAATTTGTTCTTATATCAACAGACAAAGCAGTAAATCCAACTAATATAATGGGTGCAACAAAGAGAATGTGTGAGATGGTTATACAATCAATTGATAAGATAAGTAAAACAGAATTTGTTGCTGTAAGATTTGGTAATGTACTTGGAAGTAATGGAAGTGTTATCCCACTATTTAAAAAACAGATTAAACAAGGGGGTCCAATAACTGTAACTCATCCAGATATAAATAGATACTTTATGACCATTCCAGAGGCAGCACAGCTTGTAATTCAAGCAGGGTCTATGGCAAAGGGTGGTGAAATATTTATACTTGATATGGGTAGTCCAGTTAAAATAGTTGACCTAGCTGAAGACTTGATAAGGCTATCAGGGCTTGAGCCAGGTAAAGATATCAAAATAAAATTCACAGGTTTAAGACCAGGGGAAAAGCTTTATGAAGAGCTATTAATGGATGAAGAAGGTATTACAAATACAAACCATAAAAAAATATTTATAGGTAAACCAGGTCACTATAGCTTTGATGATATAAACATTAAGGTTGATTCATTAAGAAACATATTAGATAAAGATGACGAAAAGATATTTGAACTTGTTGAGGAAATAGTTCCTACCTATAGCAGAAAAAAGTAA
- a CDS encoding SpoIID/LytB domain-containing protein: MGRRLLGVVVSCIIMLSLTLKVSEAKTISNPDLIKVGLKSLQASSLSVALEGHYKINGVLTENKNITFSVNGNKVQYNGALYDEVYLEPAVSSSKITTVASGKTNRYGGIIQLKVSGGKILPVNYIDMQSYLKGVLPYEISNSYPIEAIKSQAITSRTFALSNLNKHKSEGINLCDTTNCQVYKGENSSYKNIEKAVEETKNMVLTYNGSLASVTFGASNGGYTESSLNIWGSNYSYLPVIEDKYDKNPWPESKVHTTASIDTLLKSKGYLKSDERFLKFGEVVKNSSSRVSEMEVIYSDRSGSQSTKLLKKEEPRWTFGLRSMLFNVNYNDKNSTYTFSGSGYGHGVGMSQLGAKARAEAGHKYINILGFYFPSTIIEVVNTSEGEKPILPPLNPSPTKPESSNKPTTSKDNILSQVGKRGSLVKEIQGSLNYLGYNAGVADGIFGNNTAKAVKAFQKAEKLSQTGIVYESTKNLLDKRVNEKKKPNSKPIIVNKVIAKSGSRGQIVKEIQAMLNRLGYNVGKVDGIYGKNTVKGVSSFQRAKKLSQTGSVDQATYNLLKK, from the coding sequence ATGGGAAGAAGACTTTTGGGGGTAGTTGTTAGTTGTATTATAATGCTAAGTTTAACATTAAAGGTTTCTGAGGCAAAGACAATTAGCAATCCAGATTTAATTAAAGTAGGTTTAAAAAGTCTTCAGGCCTCTAGCTTAAGTGTAGCCTTGGAAGGACACTATAAAATAAATGGTGTGCTAACTGAAAATAAAAATATTACATTTAGTGTAAATGGTAATAAGGTACAATATAATGGTGCTTTATATGATGAAGTTTATTTAGAGCCGGCAGTATCTTCATCAAAGATAACTACAGTTGCATCAGGTAAGACTAATAGATACGGCGGAATAATTCAGCTTAAAGTATCAGGGGGTAAAATATTACCTGTGAATTATATAGATATGCAAAGTTATCTAAAAGGCGTATTACCATATGAAATATCTAATTCATATCCTATAGAGGCAATAAAGTCTCAGGCTATAACATCAAGAACATTTGCACTTTCTAACTTAAATAAGCATAAATCAGAGGGAATAAATTTATGCGATACAACCAACTGTCAGGTCTATAAAGGAGAAAATTCCTCATATAAAAATATAGAAAAAGCAGTAGAAGAGACAAAAAACATGGTTTTAACCTATAATGGATCACTTGCTAGCGTTACTTTTGGAGCTAGCAATGGAGGTTATACAGAATCCTCATTAAATATATGGGGATCAAATTATTCATATTTACCTGTAATAGAAGATAAATATGATAAAAATCCTTGGCCAGAGAGCAAGGTACATACTACTGCAAGTATAGACACGCTTTTGAAAAGTAAAGGTTACCTGAAAAGTGATGAAAGGTTCTTGAAATTTGGAGAAGTAGTGAAAAATAGTAGTTCTAGAGTTTCAGAGATGGAAGTTATTTATTCTGATAGAAGTGGATCTCAAAGCACGAAACTCCTAAAAAAAGAAGAGCCAAGATGGACATTTGGTTTAAGAAGCATGCTATTTAATGTTAATTATAATGATAAGAATAGCACCTACACATTTAGTGGTAGTGGATATGGCCACGGAGTAGGAATGAGCCAACTTGGGGCAAAGGCTAGAGCAGAAGCAGGCCATAAGTATATCAATATACTAGGATTTTACTTTCCTAGTACTATAATAGAAGTAGTTAATACATCTGAGGGAGAAAAACCTATTCTTCCACCACTTAATCCATCACCAACAAAGCCTGAAAGTTCAAATAAACCAACAACATCAAAGGATAATATATTATCTCAGGTTGGAAAAAGAGGATCCTTAGTTAAAGAAATACAAGGAAGTCTTAATTATTTAGGGTATAATGCTGGAGTAGCAGATGGTATATTTGGAAATAACACAGCAAAGGCAGTTAAGGCCTTTCAAAAAGCTGAAAAGTTAAGCCAAACAGGTATTGTGTATGAATCTACTAAAAATTTACTTGATAAAAGAGTAAATGAAAAAAAAAAGCCTAACTCAAAGCCTATAATTGTAAATAAAGTTATAGCTAAAAGTGGCAGTAGAGGCCAGATAGTAAAAGAAATACAAGCTATGCTTAATAGATTGGGCTATAATGTGGGAAAAGTAGACGGTATTTATGGGAAGAATACTGTAAAAGGAGTTTCATCCTTTCAAAGGGCTAAGAAACTTAGCCAAACAGGTAGTGTAGATCAAGCTACCTATAATTTATTAAAAAAGTAA
- a CDS encoding SpoIID/LytB domain-containing protein has product MKKYIILGVMTLFLGLSTIEVNASVMAEDSKVNMLRVGLKRVSGKTLTLTTKGKYSLNNIELSSGEELRFKSSGSKIIYKGKSYDVLKLMPKQRSSRILINYGKEEHVFSGSFEVRNINGEILPINILSIEEYVEGVLPYEMSSSYPLEALKAQAVAARNYAISNLEKHKNQKFDVCDGIHCQVYKGKVKACDNIKTAVEKTSGEILKHKNDIVKAFFYSSNGGHTESSKNVWKSDYSYLISQRDEYDTYKWGKDETFTNIEIEAKLKQKGYISKNDIFKGIGKVKTNSSGRNSEIEVIYKSSNGEEKIKTLEGEEPRIVFSLKSSMFYIEYNKEKNTYTFKGRGFGHGVGMSQYGATKRAEKGHNYKEILKFYYPNTKLQSIN; this is encoded by the coding sequence ATGAAGAAATACATTATCTTAGGTGTAATGACACTTTTTTTAGGGTTATCTACAATAGAAGTTAATGCATCTGTTATGGCTGAAGATTCCAAGGTAAATATGCTGAGAGTAGGACTTAAAAGAGTAAGTGGGAAGACACTTACATTAACTACGAAGGGTAAGTATTCCTTAAATAACATTGAACTGAGTAGTGGAGAGGAGTTAAGATTTAAAAGTAGTGGAAGCAAAATTATTTATAAGGGAAAAAGTTATGATGTTTTAAAGCTTATGCCAAAACAGAGGAGTAGTCGTATACTAATAAACTATGGGAAAGAAGAGCATGTTTTCTCAGGTAGTTTTGAAGTTAGAAATATTAATGGGGAAATACTACCGATAAATATATTATCTATAGAAGAGTATGTGGAAGGAGTTCTTCCTTATGAAATGTCTAGTAGTTATCCTTTGGAAGCACTTAAGGCACAGGCGGTAGCTGCAAGAAACTATGCAATATCAAATTTAGAAAAGCATAAAAATCAAAAATTCGATGTTTGCGATGGAATTCACTGTCAAGTATATAAAGGGAAGGTTAAAGCCTGTGATAATATTAAGACAGCAGTTGAGAAAACTTCAGGAGAGATTCTTAAACATAAAAATGATATTGTAAAAGCTTTTTTCTATTCTAGTAATGGTGGGCATACAGAATCAAGCAAAAATGTATGGAAATCTGATTATTCCTATCTAATATCACAGAGAGATGAATATGATACATATAAATGGGGTAAGGATGAGACTTTTACAAATATAGAAATAGAAGCAAAACTTAAACAAAAAGGATACATTTCAAAGAATGATATATTTAAAGGAATAGGAAAAGTAAAAACAAATAGTAGTGGGAGAAATTCTGAAATAGAAGTTATTTACAAAAGTTCTAATGGGGAAGAAAAAATTAAAACCTTAGAAGGTGAAGAGCCGAGGATAGTATTCTCACTTAAAAGTAGTATGTTTTATATTGAATATAATAAGGAGAAAAATACCTATACTTTTAAAGGTAGAGGATTTGGACATGGTGTAGGGATGAGTCAATATGGAGCAACAAAAAGGGCTGAAAAAGGTCATAACTACAAAGAGATACTTAAATTCTATTACCCAAACACAAAACTACAAAGTATAAATTAA
- a CDS encoding phospho-sugar mutase yields the protein MDIERLCNEWKTFDKDTENELDFLNSEEIEDRFYKEIKFGTGGIRGKIGAGTNRINYYTIARATRGVSNFLIKNFEKPSVVIAYDSRKFSLEFSLLSAYVFSSYGIKVKVFKEPTPTPILSYAVRRLNASIGIVITASHNPKEYNGYKVYGEDGGQIIKKVSDEIFSEISKLDYKFDIKSFKNVMLNNEVDFHYVDNFVLDEYIDNVYKLSHNKSLIRRMGDRIKVVYTPLHGTGGEPIKRVFDKLGFSNLYFVKSQRYPDGNFPTVTCPNPEEKDVFDLAVRVGMEKKAEILIATDPDCDRVGVMVRDKKGEYTPLTGNQIGTILTYYILSQLSDKGEINNNYVIVKTIVTTDITKAICDDFNVKMESVLTGFKYIGERIKEYEGKKDKEFLLGFEESYGYLVGSFVRDKDAVIASSLICEMALYYKGLNMSLLDVMDKIYKKYGYYKEKLLSFVLDGKDGENTIRIIMEKVIDNDFIKSIGIENCTLLDYRKGIDSLPCENVVSIESSRGKITIRPSGTEPKIKFYISSKGKTCDEALDYISEFEGIVNKMMKIVHNIGD from the coding sequence ATGGACATAGAAAGATTATGTAATGAGTGGAAAACCTTCGATAAGGATACGGAAAATGAATTAGACTTTTTAAATTCAGAGGAAATAGAGGATAGGTTTTATAAGGAAATAAAATTTGGAACTGGGGGAATAAGAGGTAAGATAGGGGCAGGAACTAATAGAATTAACTATTATACTATAGCAAGAGCAACAAGGGGAGTGTCTAATTTTCTAATTAAAAATTTTGAGAAGCCATCTGTTGTAATAGCATATGATTCTAGAAAATTTTCCTTAGAGTTTTCACTTCTTTCTGCATATGTTTTTTCTTCTTATGGTATTAAAGTTAAAGTTTTTAAGGAGCCTACCCCAACCCCTATATTAAGTTATGCAGTTAGAAGATTAAATGCAAGTATAGGAATAGTAATAACTGCTAGTCATAATCCTAAGGAATATAATGGTTATAAGGTTTATGGTGAAGATGGTGGACAAATTATTAAGAAAGTATCAGATGAAATTTTCTCTGAAATATCAAAGCTCGATTATAAATTTGATATAAAATCCTTTAAAAATGTTATGTTGAATAATGAAGTTGATTTTCACTATGTTGATAACTTTGTATTAGATGAGTATATAGATAATGTTTATAAACTTTCACATAATAAAAGTTTAATAAGGAGGATGGGAGACAGGATAAAGGTAGTGTATACTCCACTGCATGGCACAGGAGGAGAGCCGATTAAAAGGGTATTTGATAAGCTTGGATTTAGCAATTTATACTTTGTTAAGTCCCAAAGATATCCAGATGGAAATTTCCCAACTGTAACATGTCCTAATCCAGAAGAGAAAGATGTCTTTGATTTAGCAGTTAGGGTTGGAATGGAGAAAAAGGCAGAAATTCTTATAGCAACTGATCCTGATTGTGATAGGGTGGGAGTAATGGTAAGAGATAAAAAAGGAGAATATACACCTCTTACAGGAAATCAAATAGGAACTATTTTAACTTACTATATTCTAAGTCAACTTAGTGATAAAGGAGAGATAAACAATAATTACGTAATTGTTAAGACTATAGTTACAACTGATATTACAAAGGCTATATGTGATGATTTTAATGTAAAAATGGAAAGTGTATTAACTGGATTTAAATATATTGGTGAGAGAATTAAAGAATATGAGGGTAAAAAGGATAAAGAATTTTTACTAGGATTTGAAGAAAGTTATGGGTATCTTGTAGGAAGTTTTGTACGAGATAAAGATGCTGTTATAGCATCTTCTTTAATATGTGAGATGGCACTTTACTATAAAGGATTAAATATGAGTCTTTTAGATGTAATGGACAAGATATATAAAAAATATGGATATTACAAAGAAAAACTTTTATCCTTTGTTTTAGATGGAAAAGATGGAGAGAATACCATTAGAATTATTATGGAAAAGGTCATTGATAATGATTTTATTAAAAGCATTGGGATCGAGAATTGTACCCTTTTAGATTACAGAAAGGGAATAGATTCTCTTCCATGCGAAAATGTTGTTAGCATTGAAAGTTCGAGGGGCAAAATAACTATAAGACCATCTGGAACAGAGCCTAAGATAAAATTTTATATATCTTCCAAGGGTAAAACATGTGATGAAGCCTTAGATTATATAAGTGAATTTGAAGGAATTGTAAATAAAATGATGAAAATTGTGCATAATATAGGGGACTAA